Proteins from one Cryptomeria japonica chromosome 4, Sugi_1.0, whole genome shotgun sequence genomic window:
- the LOC131875233 gene encoding pentatricopeptide repeat-containing protein At3g26630, chloroplastic-like, which translates to MEREFLSDVVVANALLDAKCGSIHKAHKVFGKIYQRDMVSWNTMIIGYAKISSLDEAIIIFEEMARPNVISWNVMVAGYAQSGFVIKALETFKKIQSTGLKPNSGMFVSILLGYAKVGALEWDMGIQQSIVKCGYMLDFTIASSLVDMYTKYGSIHKAS; encoded by the coding sequence ATGGAAAGAGAGTTTttatcagatgttgtagttgcaaatgCCCTGCTAGATGCAAAATGCGGAAGCATACACAAGGCACACAAAGTGTTTGGGAAAATTTATCAAAGGGATATGGTCTCTTGGAATACAATGATTATAGGATATGCAAAAATTAGTTCTCTTGACGAGGCTATAATAATTTTTGAAGAGATGGCTCGGCcaaatgtcatctcatggaatgtcatggttgcaggatatgcacaaagtgGGTTTGTCATAAAGGCCTTGGAGACATTTAAGAAAATACAATCAACAGGTTTAAAGCCAAATTCTGGAATGTTTGTAAGCATCCTCCTAGGCTATGCCAAAGTGGGAGCTTTAGAATGGGATATGGGCATCCAACAAAGCATAGTTAAATGTGGGTATATGTTAGATTTTACAATTGCAAGTTCCCTGGTAGATATGTATACAAAATATGGAAGCATACACAAGGCTAGTTAA
- the LOC131040315 gene encoding mRNA-decapping enzyme subunit 2-like: MSAFGSIPSIRKRSNYVPSPKLQDKMLDPPPQWRKCSLPQTPNSKGVISGIVGSAPMTPNSKCRISRSRSRMERNSSRSSTSFGYLYPSEETMKELYVNFVQDMNPEEVDFMPSLMFQVEQAHWHYEDNIVDQDPRLKSLSIKDFTFIFFKSCDPFKIYHANHVDDILDEFKAFKHSVPVAGSIILDQSYQRCLLVKGWKSNSWSFPRGKREDPDEKDHICAIRETMEEVGYDISPLLNINDLIEYSEEKKRVVLYIIRGVDEKYPFEPRTKKEVSEIAWHPLQIMGKKRNKYFMVGPFLHKLEKWIKRNHMTSSTTPLSEIGEICTIWKADKEQMNSTPRRFSVTPNVKINTPSPFQMGPSTPCRELQNSTPNSAQKRPSTPSWSKSNLNNCSQRRSSNHCWNSQTSSPYSNSSRYHYPKTEPITSPYPPRSSPYPPRSITSPYPPRSSPYPPRSSPYPPRSPDSSTYSSTSPYPKYRTPHHRRMEASDASSRLRW; the protein is encoded by the coding sequence ATGAGCGCATTTGGAAGCATCCCCTCCATTCGTAAACGTTCGAATTATGTTCCTTCCCCAAAACTCCAAGATAAAATGTTGGATCCTCCTCCCCAATGGCGAAAATGCTCTCTTCCCCAAACTCCAAATAGTAAGGGTGTCATTTCTGGTATTGTTGGCTCTGCACCAATGACACCCAACAGTAAGTGTAGGATTTCTCGATCTAGATCTAGAATGGAAAGAAATTCCAGTAGGAGTAGCACATCTTTTGGGTATCTTTATCCTTCAGAGGAGACCATGAAAGAATTGTATGTTAATTTTGTTCAAGATATGAATCCAGAAGAAGTAGACTTCATGCCAAGCCTAATGTTTCAAGTAGAGCAAGCTCATTGGCACTACGAGGACAATATAGTAGATCAAGATCCTCGTCTCAAGTCCCTTAGCATAAAGGACTTCACATTTATTTTCTTTAAGAGTTGTGATCCATTTAAAATTTACCATGCTAAccatgtagatgatatacttgatgAATTCAAGGCCTTTAAGCACTCCGTTCCAGTAGCAGGCTCAATAATTTTGGACCAGTCCTATCAGAGGTGTTTGCTTGTGAAGGGCTGGAAGAGTAATTCTTGGAGTTTTCCTAGGGGAAAGAGGGAAGACCCTGATGAAAAAGATCACATATGTGCTATTAGAGAAACCATGGAAGAGGTAGGATATGATATAAGCCCACTTTTGAATATCAATGACCTCATTGAGTATTCTGAAGAGAAGAAACGAGTGGTTTTGTATATTATCAGAGGAGTGGATGAGAAATATCCTTTTGAACCACGGACCAAAAAGGAAGTGAGTGAAATTGCTTGGCATCCACTCCAAATCATGGGGAAAAAACGTAACAAGTATTTTATGGTTGGTCCATTTCTACACAAATTGGAGAAGTGGATTAAAAGAAATCACATGACCTCATCTACAACACCATTGAGTGAAATTGGTGAGATATGCACTATTTGGAAAGCTGATAAAGAACAAATGAATTCGACTCCAAGGAGGTTTTCTGTAACACCCAATGTTAAAATTAATACTCCTAGCCCTTTTCAAATGGGTCCTTCAACTCCATGTAGAGAGCTTCAAAATAGTACTCCTAATTCTGCTCAAAAGCGTCCTTCCACTCCTAGTTGGAGTAAAAGTAATCTCAATAATTGTAGTCAAAGACGTTCTTCCAATCATTGTTGGAATTCTCAAACTAGTTCTCCTTATTCAAATAGTTCTAGATATCATTATCCTAAAACAGAACCAATTACTTCTCCTTATCCACCTAGATCTTCTCCTTATCCACCTAGATCAATTACTTCTCCTTATCCACCTAGATCTTCTCCTTATCCACCTAGATCTTCTCCTTATCCACCTAGATCTCCTGATTCAAGTACTTATTCAAGTACTTCTCCTTATCCTAAATATCGTACTCCTCATCATAGAAGAATGGAGGCTTCAGATGCATCTTCGCGGTTAAGATGGTAG